The genomic interval TCGCTGCGTAAATGATATACCAATGAAACTCTAACAGCTAGAGCAACAGCAGTATATAAGTAAATGACAATAAAATCTCAAAAGAAAAACCCATAGGATGAAACATCAACATTAGTGTTGTTCACCTACTGAAAGAAGGAATTGACCGAGGAAAAGGAATTGTGCTGAGACACCTCAACAACAACCCTGACCCAGTTAAATAGTCCCGTAGCTCAGTTGGTTAGAGCACTACACTGATAATGTAGGGGTCAGCAGTTCAAATCTGCTCGGGACTACATTATATATTCTAAGGGGGATTAGCTCAGCTGGCTAGAGCGCCTGCCTTGCACGCAGGAGGTCAACGGTTCGACTCCGTTATTCTCCACGATTGTCCCGTAGTTAAGATAAAAGCTACAGGAAATAGGGTAAAGATGGTAGCAATACTGAATACCCGGGACAATAAAGTTCTTTGACATATTGGAAGAAGTTAATAAAGAAGAGCAAACAACAATAGAGACGTTGTTAGCTTGAAGGAAACACAAGTGTATTTATACACGAACTGAATCCGTAAGGGTTAATAACAGATTAAAAAAAGCATTTCCATAGGCGCAAAAGGCTATGGAGAGAAGAAAGTAAGAAAGAGTACACAGGGGATGCCTTGGCTCTCAGAGGCGATGAAGGACGTGATAAGCTGCGATAAGCTCCGGGGATTAGCAAATATGAATTAATCCGGAGATTTCCGAATGGGGAAACCTGGCTAGTTGAAGACTAGTCGCATTACGATGCGCAAACCTGCCGAACTGAAACATCTAAGTAAGCAGAGGAAGAGAAAATAATAATGATTTCCTAAGTAGTGGCGAGCGAACGGGAAAGAGCCCAAACCAGTTATGTTACGGCATAGCTGGGGTTGTAGGACTACAATATGGCATTAATGAAATGAAGTGGAACAGGATGGGAAGCCTGGCAAAATAGCGTGAGAGCCGCGTACACGTAAGTAACATTAGTCTAGTAGTATCCTGAGTACCGCGAGGTCGGAGACGCCTTGTGGGAATCTGCCGGCACCATCCGGTAAGGCTAAATACTCCTGAGAGACCGATAGTGAACCAGTACCGTGAGGGAAAGGTGAAAAGAACCCCGAACAGGGGAGTGAAATAGAACCTGAAACTGTGTACTTACAAGCGGTCGGAGCGTCCAGGTGGCGTGACGGCGTGCCTTTTGCATAATGAGCCTACGAGTTACTCTTCTCTGGCAAGGTTAAGTGTTTAAGACACGCAGCCGAAGCGAAAGCGAGTCTGAACAGGGCGTATAGTCAGGGGAGGTAGACGCGAAACCTTGTGATCTACCCATGGACAGGTTGAAGGTGCGGTAACACGTACTGGAGGACCGAACCGATAAACGTTGAAAAGTTTCCGGATGATCTGTGGGTAGGGGTGAAAGGCTAATCAAACTGGGAAATAGCTCGTACTCCCCGAAATGTTTTTAGGAACAGCGTGGTGGTTAAGTTTATTAGAGGTAGAGCTACTGATTGGGTGCGGGGGAGTCAAATCCTACCAAATCCAGACAAACTCCGAATGCTAATAAATATACACTGCAGTGAGGCCCGGGGTGCTAAGGTCACGGGCCGAGAGGGAAAGAACCCAGACCATCAGCTAAGGTCCCCAAGTTACTACTAAGTTGAACTAACGAGGTGCGATTGCCTAGACAGCTAGGATGTTGGCTTGGAAGCAGCCATTCATTTAAAGAGTGCGTAACAGCTCACTAGTCGAGCGATCGTGCATGGATAATAAACGGGCATAAAGTAGTACACCGAAGCTATGGGTAATATTAATATTACGGTAGGGGAGCATTCCAGCGGCAGCGAAGTTTTGGCGTAAGCCAGGGTGGAGCTTCTGGAAAAGCAAATGTAGGCATAAGTAACGATAAGGCAGGCGAGAAACCTGCCCACCGAAAGGATAAGGTTTCCTGATCAACGCTAATCGGATCAGGGTTAGTCGGGGCCTAAGGAGAACCCGAAGGGGAAATTCGATGGACAACTGGTTAATATTCCAGTACTTTTTATAACTGCGATGTGGGGACGGAGTAGTGACACTGCCGCGATCTGACGGAATAGATCGTTAAAGACTGTAGGTATAGGAGAGGTAGGCAAATCCGCCACTCTTGCTGAAGGTCGATAGTACCGCAAGCCTTCGGGTAAGTGGATAGCGCAGGTAATCAGACTTCCAAGAAAAACCGCTAAGCTTCAGGTTATAAAAACCCGTACCGCAAACCGACACAGGTATCCGGGAAGAGAATTCTAAGGTGCTCGAGTGAATCATGGCTAAGGAACTCGGCAAAATGGCCCTGTAACTTCGGGAGAAGGGGCGCTGACAGCAATGTCAGCCGCAGTGAAAAGGCCCAGGCGACTGTTTAACAAAAACACATGGCTTTGCAAAATCGAAAGATGAAGTATAAGGCCTGACACCTGCCCGGTGCTGGAAGGTTAAGAGGGGATGTCATCTGTTAAAGGAGAAGCATTGAATCGAAGCCCCAGTAAACGGCGGCCGTAACTATAACGGTCCTAAGGTAGCGAAATTCCTTGTCGGGTAAGTTCCGACCTGCACGAATGGTGTAACGATCTGGGCGCTGTCTCAGCCATGAGCTCGGTGAAATTGTGGTCCCGGTGAAGACGCCGGGTACCCGCAACGGGACGGAAAGACCCCATGCACCTTCACTACAATTTAACATTGACATTGGATACAGGATGTGTAGGATAGGTGGGAGACTATGAAGGGGCGTCGCCAGGCGTTCTGGAGTCAACGTTGAAATACCACCCTTTTTGTATTCGGTGTCTAACCCCTTTCGGGGGGGACATTGTTTGATGGGTAGTTTGACTGGGGTGGTCGCCTCCAAAAAGGTAACGGAGGCTTTCAAAGGTAAGCTCAATACGCTTGGTAACCGTATGAGGAGTGCAATAGCATAAGCTTGCTTGACTGTGAGGCAGACAAGCCGAGCAGGGTCGAAAGACGGATATAGTGATCCGGTGGTTCTGCATGGAAGGGCCATCGCTCAAAGGATAAAAGGTACGCTGGGGATAACAGGCTGATCTCCCCCAAGAGCTCATATCGACGGGGAGGTTTGGCACCTCGATGTCGGCTCGTCACATCCTGGGGCTGGAGAAGGTCCCAAGGGTTCGGCTGTTCGCCGATTAAAGTGGCACGCGAGCTGGGTTCAGAACGTCGCGAGACAGTTCGGTCCCTATCTGTTGTGGGCGTAGGAATTTTGAGTGGGGCTGACCTTAGTACGAGAGGACCGGGTTGGACTAACCTCTAGTGAATCTGTTGTTCCGCCAGGGGCATTGCAGAGTAGCTACGTTGGGAATAGATAAGCGCTGAAAGCATCTAAGTGCGAAACTAGCCACGAGATGAGAATTCCATATAGGACCGTAGCAGACTACTACGTTGATAGGTTACAGATGTAAAGCTGGTGACAGCATAGTCGAGTAATACTAATCATCCGAAGCTTTCAAGAGCAATAAACTGTTGTTTGTTCTTCATAACTAACTTCTTTCAATAATATGTCATCGTTTGATGGACCGGAGTGAAAACAGGAAAAGCAGTGATGCGGATCCTTTAAGCCCGGGAACGGAAAACAATTACAATATCAATCGAGCGATAATAACAAAAGCTATATAAATTAATAGCTGAAAATAACAAAAGCTGGATAAAGACATTTAGGTGCCTATATCGGTGGTGTCCACCTCTTCCCATTCCGAACAGAGAAGTTAAGCCCACCAGAGCCGATGGTACTGCGGTAACACGTGGGAGAGTAGGTCGGTGCCAAATCTTAAAGAAAGCCTGTAGGAAACTACAGGCTTTTCTTGTTATAAGCCTTTTTATATATTAATCATGGATTTTAGCGCCGGGTCTGAAAAGAGTATATAAATCTTTTTGTTTACAGATTCCTTTTCAGGAAAAGACAAGACCCGCTTCCTGAACAGGTACTTATTCTGCTAAAATCTGCAACAATCTGACCCTTTCATACGTTGTATAAACACATCCTTGAAATGCTTTAATAATTTACGTTTATACAAGAACATTTTTTGAGCTTAATCTGCTATTAAATGGTGTCAGAAAGGCATTATGAAATAATTTTGGTTATCTTTGGTGTTAAACTAAAACACACATATAATGAGTTTTTTTGCTGAAAAAAGACGGGAAGTAATGCTTCACATTGAGCAATATATGCTTGATATGATGGATACTTACCTGAAACCGATTGATACGAATTGGCAGCCAACTGATTTTTTGCCTGTTTCTACCAGTGATACTTTTATTCAAGACATAAAATCCCTTCGCGAAACTGCAAATGACCTTTCATACGATCTTGTTGCCGTACTAATTGGCGATACTATTACAGAAGAAGCATTACCAACGTACGAATCATGGTTATCCATGGTCGATGGTATTTCAAGAAATGAACAGGGTGGCTGGATGAAATGGGTACGTCACTGGACTGCTGAAGAGAACAGACACGGTGATTTGTTAAATAGATATCTTTATTTATCAGGCCGTGTTGATATGCGCCAAATGGAAATCTCTACGCAATATCTTATTGCTGATGGTTTTGACATTGGTACTGGCCATGACCCTTACCGTAACTTCATTTATACAAGTTTCCAGGAACTTGCAACGAATGTATCTCACCGTAGAGTAGCTTCTTTAGCTAAAAAAGACGGAGATACTTTACTTTCCAAAATTTGTGGAGTAATTGCATCTGATGAAGCGAGACATGCCAAAGCCTATAAGGACTTTATGTCTAAAATATTTGAAGTTGATCCTAGTGAAGCTATGATTGCTTTCGAAGATATGATGCGCATGAAAATTGTTATGCCTGCTCACTTCCTGAGAGAAATGGGAATGAAAATGGGGCAGACTTTTGGCCACTTTACTGATGCTGCACAACGCTTAGGTGTTTATACAGCAGTTGATTATGTGGAGATTATGCAGCAGCTTATTGTGGAGTGGAAAATTGAAAATATGCAAGACCTGAATGAGGCTGGTGAAAAAGCCCGTGATTATATCATGGCTCTGCCAAGCCGCTTATTACGCGTTGCAGAAAGAATGAAAACTCCAACAATGGAATATAAATTCAGCTGGATACACGCTTAATACAATATAAAAACAAAAGAATAACTCTGATACTAACCCTAAAAGAATAGCTTATAAAAAGCCCGGATAAACCATCCGGGCTTTTCTTATGGACAGGAATTTACATATTCCTTCTGTACTGTCCACCTACCTCATATAATGCATTGGAAATCTGTCCAAGTGAACAAATTTTGCAAGCTTCCATTAAGGCTTCAAAGGTATTTCCGCCGGTAACGGCTATCTTTTGTAATTCATTCAATGCTGCTGCCGTATGGTCAGCGTTTCTTTTCTGGAATTCATCCAGGGCAGCAATCTGAAATTGTTTCTCTTCTTCTGTTGCACGGATAATTTCGCCGGGAACAACTGTTGGTGAACCATTTTTATTTAAGAATGTATTTACACCTACAATCGGATATTCTCCGTTATGTTTCAAGGTTTCATAATACAAGCTTTCTTCCTGAATCTTACCACGCTGATACATAGTTTCCATTGCGCCTAAAACACCACCACGGTCATTGATCCTTTTAAATTCAGCTAATACAGCGTCTTCCACTAAATCTGTGAGGTCTTCGATGATAAAGGCACCCTGTAATGGATTTTCATTCTTAGCTAATCCCAATTCTCTGTTGATGATGAGTTGAATTGCCATTGCTCTTCTTACTGAATCTTCTGTAGGTGTGGTAATTGCTTCATCATAAGCATTAGTATGCAGTGAATTACAGTTGTCATAGATGGCATATAAGGCCTGCAATGTAGTCCTGATATCATTGAAATCAATTTCCTGTGCGTGCAAGGATCTGCCTGAAGTCTGAATATGATATTTAAGCTTCTGTGAACGATCGTTTCCTTTATACTTGTTCTTGATCGCCTTTGCCCAGATACGTCTGGCTACGCGGCCTATTACCGCATATTCAGGATCTATTCCATTAGAAAAGAAGAAGGATAGATTAGGCGCAAAATCATCGATATGCATGCCTCTGCTCAGGTAGTATTCTACAAAAGTAAACCCGTTACTTAAAGTAAAAGCCAGTTGAGATATTGGATTTGCTCCAGCTTCTGCAATGTGATACCCTGAAATGGAAACAGAATAGAAGTTGCGTACTTTCTCGTCAATGAAATACTTCTGTATATCGCCCATCATTCTCAAGGCAAACTCTGTAGAGAAGATACAGGTATTTTGTGCCTGGTCTTCTTTAAGAATATCTGCCTGAACTGTACCGCGGACAGTACTAATCGCATAGGCACGGATTTTAGCATAAATATCTGCTGGTAAAACCTGATCACCGGTTACACCCAGCAGCAATAGCCCAAGACCGTTATTGCCTTCTGGCAAAGCACCACTGTAAACAGGTCTTTTAATTTTCTTTTCCTTATAGATTTGAGCAATCTTCTCGTTAACTTCTTCTAGTAACCCGTTTTCAATGATGTATTTTTCACATTGCTGATCGATAGCCACATTCATAAAGAAGCCTAACAGCATAGGGGCTGGCCCATTGATCGTCATGGAAACTGAGGTGGAAGAAGCACACAGATCAAAGCCTGAATATAGTTTCTTTGCATCATCCAGTGTAGCAATACTGACTCCTGAATTCCCTATTTTACCATAAATATCGGGTCTGATGTGTGGATCCTCGCCATAGAGTGTCACCGAGTCAAATGCAGTGGATAAGCGGTGTGCGGGTTGTCCGAGGGATACATAGTGGAAACGCTTGTTTGTCCTTTCTGGCCCGCCTTCTCCGGCGAACATCCTGGTTGGATCTTCTCCGTCACGTTTCAGTGGAAATACACCTGCAGCATAAGGGAATTCACCAGGTACGTTTTCTGTTAATAACCAGCGGAGTATATCTCCCCAGTCTTTATATCCTGGCAGGGAAACTTTAGGGATTTTAAGCTGAGATAAAGATTCATAAAATAAAGGTTGTTTAATTTCTTTATCCCTGACTTTATAGACAAAGAATTCTTCTTTATATTTTTGAACGGTTTCTGGCCATTCTCTCAATAACCTGCGGCATTGTCCATCTAATTGTTCCTCTAAGTGATTATAGATATCTTTCAGAGATGTTTTTAAAAGCGCTGTATCTTCTTCTTTTCCTTTCTTTACAGATTTTTCGTCTTCACAAAGTTCCAGAACACCACTCAGCTGATAAAGTTTTCTGGCAATACTACTTTGAAGATCAACCCATTCATTGTAAGCCTGGCTTGATTCTGCAATTTCTGCCAGGTACCTTGAACGGTCTGGGGGTATGATATAAATTTTTTCTGACTGACCTGCTGTCATCAGCATTCTTGCTTTGAAATCTGTTCCTGTACGTTCTTTGATCTTCGCCATCAACGCTGTAAACAGGTTATTCATTCCGGGATCATTGAACTGAGAAGCCATCGTACCGAATACCGGAATGGTATCATCTTTTGCTTCAAACAGGTTATGGTTCCTTTTGTATTGTTTGCGGACATCACGCAAAGCATCTAAAGCTCCGCGTTTATCAAATTTATTGATCGCTACCAGATCAGCAAAATCAAGCATGTCAATTTTCTCCAGTTGTGTTGCCGCACCAAATTCTGGTGTCATCACATATAGAGAAACGTCGCAATGTTCTGTAATTTCTGTATCAGACTGGCCAATACCCGAAGTTTCGACAATAATCATGTCATAGCCTGCAGCTTTACAAATATCAATACTTTCCTGGACGTTGACAGACAATGCTAAGTTTGCTTGTCTTGTGGCCAGTGAACGCATATAAATCCTGGGATTGTTAATGGCATTCATCCTGATCCGGTCACCTAGTAAAGCTCCGCCTGTTTTTCTCTTAGAGGGGTCAACAGAGATAATTGCCAGTGTTTTATCTTTAACTTCCATCAAAAAACGCCTCACCAGTTCATCTACCAGCGAAGACTTTCCAGAACCACCAGTACCGGTAATCCCTAATACAGGGGCCTGGCTTTTGCTGGTCAGTACCTTTAATTCATTGACGAATGCTTGTGCACCTGCAGGATCGTTTTCGGCAACTGTAATTGCAGAAGCAATACTTCTTACCTCTTTGCGGGGAATCATCTCCAATTCGTTGGTAATCGATCTGGTCGTAATGAAATCAGTTTGCTCCAGCATATTATTGATCATTCCCTGTAAGCCCATTGTGCGGCCATCATCAGGAGAATAGATCCGGGTAATCCCGTAAGCTTGCAGTTCTGCAATTTCAACAGGCAGAATTACACCACCTCCACCTGCAAATATCTTGATTTTTGCAGCTCCTTTTTCCTGAAGCAGATCATACATATATTTGAAATATTCAAGGTGTCCGCCCTGGTAGGAGGTCATTGCTATCCCTTGTACATCTTCCTGAATGGCGCAGTTAACAACTTCCTCTACAGATCTGTTGTGACCGAGATGGATAACTTCCGCTCCCGAGGATTGCAGAATGCGGCGCATGATATTGATGGTTGCATCATGTCCGTCGAAAAGGGCTGCTGCTGTTACAAAACGAATTTTATTTTTGGGTACGTAGCTCTTAATTGGTTCCATTAAAGAAATTATATTTGGTCAGTAAAGTTAATAAAAACTATATAGCAAGTTTGATTATTGAAAGTCAAAATAATATATAACTGCTGTTTTCATCCCTTTTAAAATGTATCAGGCACAAAAAAAGACAAACCCTGTCTGGACTTACACAATTTTCTCAAATTATGAGTGCGGAGAGCGTTTGTCTTGTTATTTTATTGGTGCGTAAGCTCTGTAATAGGTTCCCCTACACAGCCGCTTGGCATTTGAATATGAAGCATCGCTGCTATTGTAGCTGCAATATCTGTCATGTGATGTGTTTGATTGGTTTTTCCGGGCTTGACATTCCATCCCATGAAAACAAGCGGGATATGCGCATCATATGGATTCCATGCCCCATGTGTAGTCCCTGTTTTTCCACCGTCAAACCAGTTTGGTTGTAAAATGAAATAGACATCTCCGCTGCGACGTGCATTGTATCCGTTAGTAATCATTTGTTTTTGGATAGTAGTCAATGTACTTTCCGAAATACGGGCTAAATCTACAGCATCAGCAAATCCTTCCAGTGTCCTTAAGTATTCAATAGAAGCGGATTTCATTGCCGTGAAATCAATCTGTTTGAAATCAGGGTTCTGGTGGTTAAAGATAAGCTGATTGTTCATGGCCAGCAATACAGGCTTTTTGATCTTAAATTTACTTTCCAGATAAGTATTCAAACCGGTTACAATGGCTTTATCATCTACTACGCCACCAGGAAGTTTATTTTCTTTCATAAATCCGGGAACATGTGCTGCACCATGATCTGCGGAAAGGAATAAAAGATAATTTCCTTTACCTACTGTTTTATCCAGGTAATTGAAAAAGTCTTCCAGGTCTTTGTCCAGACGCAGGTAAGTATCTTCTGCTTCAATTGAATTTGGTCCGTACTGGTGACCAACATAATCAGTCGAAGAACAGCTTACTGCTAGGAAATCGGTAATCTTATCCTGACCAAGATCTTCTGCTTTGATGGCTACTTTGGCAAGATCAAGTGTGATTGTATTTCCGTAAGGAGTACTTCTGATCATGTCATAATTCTTCCCTGTATAAAGTTTTAAAGGATGCGGGAAGGTTGGTGTTTGCTCTCCTCTGGTCTTACCTTCATAGTCTTTATTGTCAGCTGTGCTTTGTATATAGCTTTCCACAGGATAAAGTGTATTCCAGTTTTGCTCATAATATTTGTTGGCCATTTTCAGCTTATTATAATCCTGTACCCATGCTGGAAGCTGAGACATATAATAAGTACTGGTAATCCAGTCGCCGGTTTGCCCGTCATACCAGTAAGCACCATTTGGTGTATGACCAGCCGGAAGGATTGATCCGCGGTCTTTTAAAGAGATACCGATTACTTTACCTTTGAAATTTGTAGCCAGACGCAGTTCATCTGTAATGGTACTGCTCAGTAAATTTTTAGGCGACATCATCCCTGCTCTGGTAGTTGAGCCTACAGAAACAACAGCAGTATCTTCTGTACAATAAACGTTTCTGTTTAATTGCGGATCATACCAGTCATTGCCGACAATACCAGTAATTGCAGGTACAGAACCTGTATAAATGCTGGAGTGTCCAACAGCGGTATAAGTAGGGGTGTAAGGGATGAATGTGTTTTCAGCTGAAAATCCGTCGTTGATCAGACGTTTGAAACCTCCGTTTGAATATCTGTCATAGTAACGGTAAAGATAGTCCCAGCGCATTTGATCGACAACTAATCCGATCACGAGTTTCGGGCGGTCAATGGTTGCAGGATAAGTTCCTGTACTTTTTGTTTTTTTCTGTGCTAAAGTCACTGTGCATAAACAACAAAGTGCGGTAAATAACAGGTAAGTTTTCTTCATCAGATATTAATTACATTATTTTATAGGTTATGAGGCTTGAGTAAGCTTTAAAGAACTTCTGCTACGACGAATGTACTTCCGCCAACAAAAATCAGATCATCGGTTTCAGCATTCGCTTTAGCTGCGTTCAAAGCTAATGTTACTGTTTCGAAAACAGGGCCTTGTAACATAAATTTTGCCGCTTGTTCTGCCAGTTGATGTGCCGGCATTGCTCTTTCCAGATCGGGCTGACAAAAGTAATATTTTGCATTTGCGGGCAGCATTTCCAGTACACTGGTCACGTCTTTATCGCCCAGCATTCCAATTACGATATGTAAATTGTGGTATTTGGTTGCATTGATATTTTCCAGTACTTCCTGGATGCCAGCCATATTATGCCCGGTATCACAGATCACTAAAGGATTCTCCTGCAGGGTTTGCCATCTGCCTTGTAAACCCGTAATCTGAACGGTATTGGCCAGACCGCTGTATACGGCTTCATCAGAGATATCAAAGCCATGCTGATTTAAAGTTAATACGGATTGTATTACTGTGAGTACGTTTTTCAGCTGATAGAATCCGCTCAGATCCAATACCAGGTCTTTAAACAGGCAGGTATCTTTTTTATACACTGATGTTTTTAGTAACCGGCCCTCGCGCAGGGTATCCTGAACATGGAGTTCAGTATTGGCAAAAATCAGCTCACTTGCTGTTTCTTTCGCTTCATCTATAAATACCTGTGCAATTTCTTCTTGTCTTTCTCCGATTACAGCGGGCACCCCGGGTTTAATAATCCCTGCTTTCTGACCAGCAATTTCAAACAAGGTATTGCCTAATAAATTGGTATGGTCAAAGCTGATATTTGTAATGACTGATAACTCCGGATGAATAATATTTGTCGAATCTTTTCTGCCGCCAAGGCCTACTTCAACGATAGCTACATCAACCTTTTCTGCTTCAAAGTAAGCGAATGCCATCGCAACTGTTACCTCGAAAAAAGAAGGGCTGATAGATTCGATCAGGTCTTTTTGCTGTGCGGTAAAGTCAGTGACGAAACGTTCGGTTATCATCCCGCCATTTACTCTGATCCTTTCTCTGAAATCTTTTAAATGCGGAGAGGTATATAAACCGGTTTTATAACCAGCTTTCTGTAAAATAGCCGCAAGCATATGGGAGGTAGAGCCTTTCCCATTTGTACCGCCTACGTGTATAGTCTTAAATTTATCCTGTGGGTTTCCCAGGTTTTCACACATCACAATCGTGTTGTGTAAATCCTTTTTCATTGCTGCTGCACCGATACGGGTAAACATTGGAAGTCTGCTGTACAGATAGTCCAGGGTTTCTAAATAAGTCATTGAAATGATTTGCTAAGGATATAAAAGTATCAAAGAAACCGGATTATTTCACTTTAAAATTGAAAACTACCACACCTACCTGCAGATCAGGTGCTGATTCAGATTGGTTGAGACGTGCACCCATTACAGCTGCTTTACATTTTGCCCAAAGGTCTAAATCCTGTAAAGTCGTTCCTCTCACACCAGGAGTGGCATCAACCACGATCCCTTGTTTATTAATACTGATCCTGACTGCTATTTTACCTGTTTTCTGACCGTTATCCTGTGGAGTAACCAGGTTGGTAAAACGTCTTAAAGCAATCGGTTTTCCTCCAAAACCAGAACCACCTTCACCATAGTTGTTAGCAAGCGGATCTCCGTTAACTGATCCCTGGTTACCTGGTGTAGTTCCGGTTCCATCTCCCTGTCCATTCCCTTTATTGGCTTTACCTTTATAAAGTGCATTCTGATTTACTGCTGGTTTGGCCGGTTTGTCAACTACCTTGGTTGCAACAGTGGGAGTAGAGGGTTTAGTGTTTTTCTTGGTACTGATACTTACTGCTTCTTCGTTATCCTGGGTCGTGATTTCCTTATCTGTACTTTCTACTGATTTAACAGGCGTAACCACTTTTTCAGGAACTACTTTGTCAGGAAGCTGTTTGTTTGCATTAGGATCAGCAGAAGGTTCTTCAATACTGGTATAATCTGTACCCATCCCCTCTACAGAAGTACCATAATTAACTACCATTCCGCCCATACCTGCTTCTTCAACAGGTTTGAAAGTCCCGATAGCAATAAAAAAGCTTAATATCAATAAACCAGCCATGATCGCGGTGGATATTGCTAAGGCTTTAGGATAATTATTTTCTTCTTTATGGTAAGTCATTATTTTTTTGGTTCTACAGCTAATACAACTTTCAGTTTCAACTGATTGGCTACATCAAACACTGCCATAGTATTCTCGATGGAAACTCCTCTGGCAACATACAATACAATTGTCAGATCCGGAGATGCCTTTTGATAGGTTTCAATACTTGCCTTCATCTGATCCAGTGTGACTGGTTGTTTCTCTACAAAATAAGTCAGATTATCATTGATAGAGACCGTCACT from Pedobacter sp. WC2423 carries:
- a CDS encoding energy transducer TonB — encoded protein: MTYHKEENNYPKALAISTAIMAGLLILSFFIAIGTFKPVEEAGMGGMVVNYGTSVEGMGTDYTSIEEPSADPNANKQLPDKVVPEKVVTPVKSVESTDKEITTQDNEEAVSISTKKNTKPSTPTVATKVVDKPAKPAVNQNALYKGKANKGNGQGDGTGTTPGNQGSVNGDPLANNYGEGGSGFGGKPIALRRFTNLVTPQDNGQKTGKIAVRISINKQGIVVDATPGVRGTTLQDLDLWAKCKAAVMGARLNQSESAPDLQVGVVVFNFKVK
- a CDS encoding methylmalonyl-CoA mutase family protein, yielding MEPIKSYVPKNKIRFVTAAALFDGHDATINIMRRILQSSGAEVIHLGHNRSVEEVVNCAIQEDVQGIAMTSYQGGHLEYFKYMYDLLQEKGAAKIKIFAGGGGVILPVEIAELQAYGITRIYSPDDGRTMGLQGMINNMLEQTDFITTRSITNELEMIPRKEVRSIASAITVAENDPAGAQAFVNELKVLTSKSQAPVLGITGTGGSGKSSLVDELVRRFLMEVKDKTLAIISVDPSKRKTGGALLGDRIRMNAINNPRIYMRSLATRQANLALSVNVQESIDICKAAGYDMIIVETSGIGQSDTEITEHCDVSLYVMTPEFGAATQLEKIDMLDFADLVAINKFDKRGALDALRDVRKQYKRNHNLFEAKDDTIPVFGTMASQFNDPGMNNLFTALMAKIKERTGTDFKARMLMTAGQSEKIYIIPPDRSRYLAEIAESSQAYNEWVDLQSSIARKLYQLSGVLELCEDEKSVKKGKEEDTALLKTSLKDIYNHLEEQLDGQCRRLLREWPETVQKYKEEFFVYKVRDKEIKQPLFYESLSQLKIPKVSLPGYKDWGDILRWLLTENVPGEFPYAAGVFPLKRDGEDPTRMFAGEGGPERTNKRFHYVSLGQPAHRLSTAFDSVTLYGEDPHIRPDIYGKIGNSGVSIATLDDAKKLYSGFDLCASSTSVSMTINGPAPMLLGFFMNVAIDQQCEKYIIENGLLEEVNEKIAQIYKEKKIKRPVYSGALPEGNNGLGLLLLGVTGDQVLPADIYAKIRAYAISTVRGTVQADILKEDQAQNTCIFSTEFALRMMGDIQKYFIDEKVRNFYSVSISGYHIAEAGANPISQLAFTLSNGFTFVEYYLSRGMHIDDFAPNLSFFFSNGIDPEYAVIGRVARRIWAKAIKNKYKGNDRSQKLKYHIQTSGRSLHAQEIDFNDIRTTLQALYAIYDNCNSLHTNAYDEAITTPTEDSVRRAMAIQLIINRELGLAKNENPLQGAFIIEDLTDLVEDAVLAEFKRINDRGGVLGAMETMYQRGKIQEESLYYETLKHNGEYPIVGVNTFLNKNGSPTVVPGEIIRATEEEKQFQIAALDEFQKRNADHTAAALNELQKIAVTGGNTFEALMEACKICSLGQISNALYEVGGQYRRNM
- the pafA gene encoding alkaline phosphatase PafA, whose amino-acid sequence is MKKTYLLFTALCCLCTVTLAQKKTKSTGTYPATIDRPKLVIGLVVDQMRWDYLYRYYDRYSNGGFKRLINDGFSAENTFIPYTPTYTAVGHSSIYTGSVPAITGIVGNDWYDPQLNRNVYCTEDTAVVSVGSTTRAGMMSPKNLLSSTITDELRLATNFKGKVIGISLKDRGSILPAGHTPNGAYWYDGQTGDWITSTYYMSQLPAWVQDYNKLKMANKYYEQNWNTLYPVESYIQSTADNKDYEGKTRGEQTPTFPHPLKLYTGKNYDMIRSTPYGNTITLDLAKVAIKAEDLGQDKITDFLAVSCSSTDYVGHQYGPNSIEAEDTYLRLDKDLEDFFNYLDKTVGKGNYLLFLSADHGAAHVPGFMKENKLPGGVVDDKAIVTGLNTYLESKFKIKKPVLLAMNNQLIFNHQNPDFKQIDFTAMKSASIEYLRTLEGFADAVDLARISESTLTTIQKQMITNGYNARRSGDVYFILQPNWFDGGKTGTTHGAWNPYDAHIPLVFMGWNVKPGKTNQTHHMTDIAATIAAMLHIQMPSGCVGEPITELTHQ
- a CDS encoding folylpolyglutamate synthase/dihydrofolate synthase family protein; translation: MTYLETLDYLYSRLPMFTRIGAAAMKKDLHNTIVMCENLGNPQDKFKTIHVGGTNGKGSTSHMLAAILQKAGYKTGLYTSPHLKDFRERIRVNGGMITERFVTDFTAQQKDLIESISPSFFEVTVAMAFAYFEAEKVDVAIVEVGLGGRKDSTNIIHPELSVITNISFDHTNLLGNTLFEIAGQKAGIIKPGVPAVIGERQEEIAQVFIDEAKETASELIFANTELHVQDTLREGRLLKTSVYKKDTCLFKDLVLDLSGFYQLKNVLTVIQSVLTLNQHGFDISDEAVYSGLANTVQITGLQGRWQTLQENPLVICDTGHNMAGIQEVLENINATKYHNLHIVIGMLGDKDVTSVLEMLPANAKYYFCQPDLERAMPAHQLAEQAAKFMLQGPVFETVTLALNAAKANAETDDLIFVGGSTFVVAEVL
- a CDS encoding acyl-ACP desaturase, whose amino-acid sequence is MSFFAEKRREVMLHIEQYMLDMMDTYLKPIDTNWQPTDFLPVSTSDTFIQDIKSLRETANDLSYDLVAVLIGDTITEEALPTYESWLSMVDGISRNEQGGWMKWVRHWTAEENRHGDLLNRYLYLSGRVDMRQMEISTQYLIADGFDIGTGHDPYRNFIYTSFQELATNVSHRRVASLAKKDGDTLLSKICGVIASDEARHAKAYKDFMSKIFEVDPSEAMIAFEDMMRMKIVMPAHFLREMGMKMGQTFGHFTDAAQRLGVYTAVDYVEIMQQLIVEWKIENMQDLNEAGEKARDYIMALPSRLLRVAERMKTPTMEYKFSWIHA
- a CDS encoding biopolymer transporter ExbD; the protein is MNLRKRNKGTVEVHTSALNDIMFFLMLFFLLASAAVNPQVVKLLLPRSESGQQSAAQKTVTVSINDNLTYFVEKQPVTLDQMKASIETYQKASPDLTIVLYVARGVSIENTMAVFDVANQLKLKVVLAVEPKK